CCGAGGTGGTCCCCGTGGGCGCGGCGTGGATGGGCCGCTCGGACTGGGGCCGCTCGTGGAAGCCGTGGCTGCGCGGCACCGCGTTCGGCTTCCCCTTCGGCGCGCTGCCCGGCGGCGGCGCCGAGATCCCCACCTTCCTGTCCTACGCCACGGAGAAGAAGCTCGCCAGCGGCGTGGCCAAGGAGGAGTACGGCAAGGGCGCCATCGAGGGCGTGGCGGGCCCCGAGGCCGCCAACAACGCCTCGGCGGCGGGCACCCTGGTGCCCCTGCTCACCCTGGGCCTGCCCACCTCCGCCACCGCCGCGATCATGCTGGCCGCCTTCCAGCAGTACGGCCTGCAGCCCGGCCCCCAGCTGTTCAACCACAACCCCGCCCTGGTGTGGGGCATGATCGCCTCGCTGTTCATCGGCAACGCGATGCTCCTGGTGCTGAACCTGCCGCTGGCCCCGCTGTGGGCCCGCGTCCTGCGCATCCCGCGGCCCTACCTGTACGCGGGCATCGTGCTCTTCGCCGCGCTGGGCGTCTACGCGCTGAACTCCTCGGCGGTGGACCTCGTCGTCCTGTTCGTGCTCGGCCTGCTCGGCTACGCCATGCGCCGCTTCGGCCTGCCGATCGCCCCCGCAGTGATCGGCATGATCCTCGGCCCCATGGCCGAGATCCAGCTGCGCAGGGCGCTGGCCATCAGCGCGGGCGACGTGACGACACTGGTGAGGAGCCCCATCGCGGCCGTCCTGCTCGCCCTGGCCGCTCTCGCCCTCCTGACGCCGCTGTTCCGGCGCCTGTGGGCACGCCGGCGCGGCGAAGCGGTCACACCTGCGTCACGGGTGGAGTAGCCCGGAGCCTCAGGGGGCATCTCCCCTGTGGTTCTTGGGACATGACGTCGAGGCCCCGCCGGCCCGTCCAGCCGGCGGGGCTTCCGTGTCGTGGCAGGCGACCTCGCCCCGGCGATCAGCGGATTCCCGCCGGAAAGGTGACGGTGCCGTCCCCGGTGCGTACGGTCACCGTCCTGCCGTCGCACGCCACCCGCGCCCGGCCCGGCACGACCACCGTCAGCAGCGATCGGGCGGCGGGAGAGGTGATCGTGACGGTCTTCACCCGCTTGAGATAGCCGGGCGAGATCTCTCCCGTGCCCACCCGTTGCCCGCCGATCCTGCGGCACGCGGGCATCTCCAGCTGGACCAGCGTGGGCCTGCTGCCCGGCGCCAGATGCCACAGGTTGCGCAGCCGATGCCCCTCTGGCACCTCGTCCAGGACGGCGAGCACGTCCGTGCCGTGGTTGACCAGCACCTTCCTGGTACGGCTGACGCCGTACGCGTCGTCGGTGAGCTCGTAGGTCTGCCGGGCGGGGGTGATGGACGAGCCGGTGAGCCGCGTCGCCGTACCGGGGCGGAAGGCCGCGCCCTCGACCACGGGCACGTTGTGCGCCTCAGGTGTGACCGTCCAGCGGGGGTAGGCCGCCTTCTCGTAGGAGTGGAAGCCCGCCTCCACCAGCACGTCGCGCCCCTTGGCCTGGTAGGTGACGCCCAGGTGGTCCTCGTGGCCGTGGTAGCGGCGCGGCGGGCCGAACCTGATCGAGTAGAAGGCGGCGCCAGGCGACCAGTCGGTCCTGCCGAAGACGTAGCCGCCGTCGAACACCCCCACCGTGGCGCCGGGACGGCGGAAGCCGGTGGGACGCATGTCGGCGGGGCCGTCGCCGATCGCGACGAGCCGGCCGTCGGGCTGGATGGCGTGCGCCACGTACGACTCCAGGGCCCGCCGCCTGGTGGACAGCTCCTTCGGCACGCCGAGACCGCACTGCCTGATGGCGGCGAACGCGACGCCGAGCCGCTGGTGGACGTAGACGCCGTAGCGCGGCGCCTGCTCCTGCAGGGTGCCCTGCCCGTCGATGGCGGCCCTGGCCGACTCGGTCATCCTGCGGAGCGCGAGGTCGCGCCACTCCGCCACGCCGAGCCTGCAGCCGATGCTCAGCAGCGCGATGTCCTGGTCGAGGCCGTGGTTGTGGCCGCCCTTGTAGAGCGAGGCGTCGGCCAGCACCTCAGCGTGCTCGACCAGCGTCTCCGACAGCCACTCGGCCTTCACGTAGGTGCTGAGGCAGACCAGCGCGGGGGCGCGCAGGGCGATCGGGTGCTCGGCCCACGCCCACTCGCTGACGCCCCAGCCGCCGCGCGGGTTGTCCCGCACCCAGTCGAGGGCGGTTCCCTCCGCGCGCCTGAGGGCGTCGGCGCCGCCCGTGGTCTCGTAGGCGACGACGAGGCGGCCGACCCAGCGCAGCGCGTGCAGGTTCAGCGCCCACGACCGGTTGCGGTAGGGGTCCATCCGCCAGTCGACGTCGACGCCGAGCTCGACGGGCGGCAGGCCGACGAAGGAGATCGGGCCCCTCATCACGTCGGCGGCGGCGAACTGGGTCCTGTCGCACATCGGTCGTCCGCCGGCCGCCGCCAGGCTGGGCCCGCCCGGCCTGACCAGGAAGCCGATCGCGAGCACGCAAAGGACGACCGACACGATCGCGCGCTTCACGGCTTGACGTCGGTCCATCCCGCTTCGAGCACGACCTCGGTGGCCGTGCCCGTGGTGGCGCGCAGGACCTGGCCGCTGCGCCGGTCGATGACCAGCTCGCGGCGCACCCCGCGCACCTCGTAGCTGAAGGCGCCCTTCCCCAGGTAACGCACGTTGGACAGGCCGGCGAGCGCCCGGTAGGCGGCGGCGCGGACGTCGGGCGGGGCCGGCTTGCTCCACAGCAGGCCGGTGAGCGCGTCGGCGACCACCCCTTCGCGGTCCTGCCTCGGGACGTCCTTGAGGATGCCGTTCACCCGTTCGCGCAGCGGCCCGACCTCGTCGGGCAGCGCCTCGATCTGGGCGATCGTCAGCTCATGACCGCCCATCGTGAAGGGCCCCTTGCCGGTGAAGGGGACCGGCTTCTTCCCGCCCTGGCTGGTCCAGGCGCGACCGTCCCTCGCCACCCACAGCTGCCTGACGTCCGATCCGTTGAGCACCCGCTTGACGTGCCAGTAGGCGCCCTTCGTCACGGGCCTGGTCTCCACCACGCCGGCGGCGGCCAGCAGCACGCCCTCTCCCTCGTCGGTCAGGAGCGCGGGCCCGGCGAAGGCCACCGCCGCCATCGCGACGATCGCCGCCCCTGCCGCGATCGGCGCCCACCACGCCCGCGCCCTGCTCGGCGGGCGCCGCGTGGCCGGCGCGGGCCCGCGGGACCGGCCCGCTCTGGCGGGCGCGGCGCGCTCCGCGTCGAGCCTGGCCGCCACCCGCGCCCTGACCTCCGGGTCCAGGGACGGCTCGCCGTACAGCTCGCGAACCTTGTTCAGCTCATCCACGGTCGCCCTCCATCGGGTTGGTGCCGCCAAGGGCCTTGCGGAGCTTCTTCCTCGCCCGGTTCAGCCGGGAGCCGACCGTGCCGTAGGGGATGCCGAGCGCCGTGGCGATCTCCTCGTGGGAGAGCCCGGCGAGCGCGACGAGCAGGAGCACGTCGCGGTCGCCCTTGCCCAGCCTGGAGATCGCGCCGGCCAGGCTAGGGCCGAGGCTCTGCGCGCTCACCCGCACGGCCACCCCTTCCGCGAGGCCCTGCACGTCGCGGTCGTGGGGCAGGCGGTCGAGCGCCCTGAGCGCGCGGACCTCCGAGCGGCGGTGCTTGCCGACGAGGTTGGTGGCGATGCCGTACAGCCAGGACCTGACGCTCGCGCGCGAGGGGTCGTACTGGCCGCGTTTGCGGAAGGCGGTGAGGAAGGTCTCGGCGACCACGTCCTCGGCGTCGTCGGGGCCGAGCCGCTGGGCGACGTACCTGTGGATCTCCCCGAAGTGGGCGTCGAAGATCTCGCCGAAGCCCTCGGGGTCGGCGAGATCCGGTTGGTGCACCGCGGCTGCGGTCATGGGCGGCCTTCCGTGTGCGAAGCGGTCGATAGGTATCACCCGATCAGCCGGTTCACTTTCACGGTCTTTTCCGCGCGGGTCGCGGGTCACTGCGAAGAGCGCCGGACAGACTCCCTCACCGCCCAGCGCACGGCGGAATCATGACATATGGGCAATTGCCGGGGTGGTGACTCGTGCGGTCTGGAAGCGCGGCGCGACCCAGAGCCCGCCCAGCGCCATGACCAGCGTGGCCGCGTAGACGGCCCAGTAGCCCGAGCCCGCCGCGACGAACAGCGCGCTGGTGACCGCGACCGAGACCACCGAGAAGACCGACTCACCCACCTGCAGGGCCGAGCTGTTCACGCCCTCCTCGCCGGGGCTCGACAGTTCGAGCGTCAGCACCGACAGGGTCGGGTAGACCAGCCCCATGCCGAAGCCCGTGACGATCCAGGCCGGGTAGGCGAGGGCGACGGGCACGCTCTCGAAGGTGACGGCGCCCATGAACAGGATGCCGAGGGCGATGGCCGCCGAGCCGCCGAACAGGTTCGTCCTCCTGCTGAACACCTCACGCCCCTGCAGCCAGGAGGCGAACGACCAGGTGAGCGCGCCTCCGGTGAGCGCGAATCCCGCCAGCAGCGGAGACAGGCCGCGCTGGTTGATCAGCATCAGCGGGATGATCACCTCGGCGGCGAAGAAGGCGCCGGTGGCCAGGCCGCGCAGGGCCACGACCGAGGGCAGGCCCCTGACGGCTCGCAGCGTGCCCGCCGGCAGCAGCTTCGGAAGGGCAACCAGCAACACGACGAGCCCCACGGCCAGCAGGAGGAGCCTGCCGTCGCTGCCGTACTGCATGAGGCCCGCGCCCACGGCCGTCAGCACCGCCCAGCCGACCTTCCTGGCCAGCCCCGGGGCGGGCTCGGCCTGCCCGCCGGTGATCGGCTGCCCCGCCAGGCCGCGCAGCAGGATCAGCCCGGCGAGCACGGTGAGCACCGGCACCGAGAGGAAGACCCAGCGCCAGCCCAGCGTGTCGACCACGAGGCCGACGATGGCCGGGCCCACCATCGACGGCACCACCCACGCGGTGGCGAACAAGGAGAAGATCTTCGGATGTGACTCATCGGGATAGACCCTGGCCACCACCACGTAGAGAGCCACGCTGACCAGCGCGCCGCCGAAGCCCTGGACAAGACGTCCGGCGATCAGCATCTCCATGGTGGAGGCCGCGCCGGCCAGCACCAGACCGAGGATGAACCCGGCCGTTCCCGTCCACAGCGGGGCGCTCGGCCCTCTCAGGTCGGCCCATCGGCCGCCCAGGACCGTGCCGACGACCGCGGCGGCCATCGCGCCGCTGAACGCCAGTCCGTAGAGGTGCAATCCGCCCAGCTCACGAGCCACGACCGGCATGGCGATGGCCACCGCGATGTACTCGAAGGCCACCAGCGACACGAGCGCCACCAGGCCCGCGGTCAAGGATTTGTGCGTCATGGGTGCGACGCTACGATGGCGCGCCGCGCAGCACATCGGGCCGAGGTCCTAGGCATCGGCCTAGGACCTCGGCGACGACTACTCCGAGACGCCGAGCCGCTCCAGGATCAGCTCGCGGGCCCGCGCGGCGTCGGCCTTGCCGCGGCTGGCCTTCATGACGCCGCCGACCAGCGCGCCCACCGCGGCGATCTTGCCGGAGCGCACCTTCTCCGCGGCGTCGGCGTTGCCGGCGAGCACCTGGTCGACGATGGTCACGAGCTCGCCCTCGCCGGCGATCCGCAGCCCCCTGGCCGCGACGACCTCGTCGGGACCGCCCTCGCCCGCCAGCACGCCGTCGAACGCCTCACGGGCCAGCTTGTCGTTGAGCGCGCCCGAGGCCACCAGCTCGGTCACCCTGGCGACCTGCGCGGGGGTGATCGGCAGGTCGGCGAGCGCCTTGCCCGACTCGTTGGCCCTGCGGGCCAGCTCGCCCATCCACCACTTGCGGGCGTCGGCGGCGGGCGCGCCCGCCGCGATCGTGGCCTCCACGATCTCGATGGCGTCGGCGTTGTGCATCGACTGCATGTCGTGGTCGCTCACGCCCCACTCGGCCTGCAGCCGCCTGCGCCGTACGGCCGGCAGCTCGGGCAGCTCGGCCTTGAGCTTGGCCACCCACGCGGGGTCGGGCGCGATCGGCACCAGGTCGGGCTCGGGGAAGTAGCGGTAGTCCTGCGCCTCCTCCTTGGACCGGCCCGGCGTGGTCACGCCGGTGTCCTCGTGGAAGTGGCGGGTCTCCTGGATGATCCGGCCGCCCTCGGCGAGGATCGCCGCCTGCCGCTGGATCTCCCCGCGAACCGACCGCTCGACGCTGCGCAGCGAGTTGACGTTCTTGGTCTCGGTGCGGGTGCCCCACTCGGAGGCGCCGCGCGGCATGAGCGAGACGTTGACGTCGCAGCGCATGGAGCCCTCCTCCATGCGCACGTCGGAGACGCCCAGCGAGCGCATGAGCTCACGCAGCTCGGTGGCGTAGGCGCGGGCGACCTCGGGGGCCAGCCCGTCGGTGCCGGGGATCGGCTTGGTGACGATCTCGACCAGCGGGATGCCCGCGCGGTTGTAGTCGACGATGGAGTAGTCGGCGCCCTGGATGCGGCCGGTCGCGCCACCCATGTGAGTGGACTTGCCGGTGTCCTCCTCGAGGTGCACACGCTCGATCTCGATGCGCACGGTCTTGCCGTCGACCTCGACGTCGAGGTAGCCGTCGGTGCAGAGCGGCTCGTCGTACTGCGAGATCTGGTAGTTCTTCGGCATGTCCGGATAGAAGTAGTTCTTCCGGGCGAAGCGGCACCACTCGGCGATCGAGCAGTTCAGCGCCAGGCCGATGCGGATCGTCGACTCGATCGCCATCTCGTTGGCCACCGGCAGCGAGCCGGGCAGCGCGAGACAGGTCGGGCAGACCTGGGTGTTGGGCGGCGCGCCGAAGGTGGTCGAGCAGCCGCAGAACATCTTCGAGTGGGTGCCCAGCTCGACGTGGGTCTCGAGGCCGAGGACCGGCTCGTACATCTCCAGGGCCTCGTGGAATGGCATGACGCTCACAGTCCGGGAGCCTCCTTCAGCAGCGGGCCGCCCCAGCGGCTCTCCAGTGCCTTCTCAACGGCCGCGCCGACCCGGTAGCAGCGGTCATCGCCGAGGACCGGGGCCATGATCTGCAGGCCGACCGGCAGGTTGTCCTCGTCGGCCAGGCCGCACGGCACGGAGATGGCCGCGTTGCCCGACAGGTTGGACGGGATCGTGCACAGGTCGGCGAGGTACATCGCGATCGGGTCGTCGGCGCGCTCGCCGATCGGGAACGCCGTGGTCGGCGTGGTCGGCGAGATCAGCACGTCGACCTGGTGGAAGGCGGCCTCGAAGTCGCGCGAGATGAGCGTGCGGACCTTCTGCGCCGAGCCGTAGTAGGCGTCGTAGTAGCCGCTCGACAGCGCGTAGGTGCCGAGCATGATGCGCCGCTTGACCTCGGGGCCGAAGCCCTGGGCCCTGGTCAGCGCCATGACCTCCTCGGCGCTCCTGGTGCCGTCGTCGCCGACGCGCAGGCCGTAGCGCATGGCGTCGAAGCGGGCCAGGTTGGAGGAGCACTCGGACGGCGCGATCAGGTAGTACGCGGGCAGCGCCGTGGTGAACGACGGGCAGGAGACCTCGACGACCTTCGCGCCCAGCGACTCGAGCAGCTCGACGGTGTCGTGGAAGCGGTTGAGCACGCCCTGCTGGTAGCCCTCGCCGGCGAACTCCTTGACCACGCCGATGCGCATCCCCGCGATGTCGGCGTTCTTCGCCGCCGCGACGACGTCGGGCACGGCCGCGTCGATGGAGGTGGAGTCCATCGGGTCGTGGCCGGAGAAGGCCGCGTGGAGCAGCGCCGCGTCCATGACGTTGCGGGCGAACGGGCCGGGCGTGTCGAGGGAGCTGGCGAAAGCGATCAGGCCGTAGCGGGAGGACCCGCCGTAGGTCGGCTTCATGCCCACGATGCCGGTGACGGCGGCGGGCTGCCTGATCGAGCCGCCGGTGTCGGTGCCGGTGGACAGCGGCGCCTGGTAGGCGGCGACCGCCGCGCTCGACCCGCCGGAGGAGCCGCCGGGAACCCTGGTGAGGTCCCAGGGGTTGTGCGTCGGGTGGTAGGCGGAGTTCTCGGTGGAGGAGCCCATCGCGAACTCGTCGAGGTTGGTCTTGCCGAGGATGACCAGCCCGGCCTGGCGCAGCCGCGCGGTGACGGTCGCGTCGTACGGCGGGTGCCACCCCTCGAGGATCTTCGAGGCCGCGGTGGTGGGCATGTCGCGCGTGGCGAAGATGTCCTTGTGCGCGATCGGCACGCCGGCCAGCGGACCGAGCTTCTCCCCCTTGTGGAGGCGCTCGTCGACGACGCGGGCCTGCTCCAGCGTGACCTCGCGGTCGACGTGGAGGAACGCGCGCACCTTGGGCTCGACCTGCTCGATGCGGTCGAGATGGGCCTCGGCGACCTCGGTGGCGCTGGCCTCGCCCGAGGCGATCAGCGCGCCCAGCTCCGCGGCGGTCTTGTGGATCAGACTCATGCTTCCTCCCCGAGGATGCGCGGAACCCGGAAGCGGTCGTCCTCGACGGCCGGAGCGCCCGAGAGCGCCAGCTCGGGCGTGAGGGACTGTCGCACCTCGTCGGCACGGAAGACATTGGTCAGCGGGAGCGCGTGCGACGAAGGCGGGACGTCCTCGGCGGCGACCTCTGCCACCTTCGCGACCGCGGCGATGATGTCATCGAGCTGGGTCGCGTAGTGGTCGAGTTCGTCGTCGGAGATCGCCAGCCGGGACAACCGGGCCAGGTGCGCGACCTCGTCGCGGGTTATGGCGGACATGAGTCGTTGAACCCGTTTCGTGGATGGAGTTTGGACAGTGTCATCCTAGGGCTCTTGACTGAGCGTGGCCGAACCATTAACACGCCTGTAGCGTGCGGCCGCTAGATCTCGACGTACTCGGCCTCCTGCACGCCGACGCGCTCCCTCAGCCATACGGTCGCGTCGGCGGGCGCCATCGGCCTGCCGAACAGCCAGCCCTGGGCCATGTCGCAGCCCATGTCCGTCAGCCTGAGCGCCACGTCCTCGGACTCGACCCCCTCGGCCACCGACCGCAGCCCCAGCGAGCGCACCAGGTCGACGATCGAGCGCACGATGCGCTCGTCGTCCTCCGACGACGACAGCCGCTGCACGAACGAGGCGTCGATCTTCACCTCCGAGGCGGCCAGCCGCTGCAGGCGGATGAAGGAGGAGTAGCCGGTGCCGAAGTCGTCGAGCGCGAGCGGCACGCCGAGCGCCGCCAGCGCCTTGATGGCCTCGTGGGTGTAGGCCTGGTCGCCCATCAGGATGCGCTCGGTGACCTCCAGCTGGATCGCCTCCGGCGGCAGCCTGAACCGCGAGAGGCAAGCCTCCAGCTGGTCGGGCAGCGCGGAGTCGAGCAGGTCGCGGGCGGAGATGTTGACCGAGATCTGCACCTGCAGGCCCGTGTGCCACCAGCGGGCCGCCTGCTCCATCACCGCGTCGATGACGTACTCGGTCAGCTGCCGCATCAGATACGACTGCTCGGCCAGCGGGATGAAGTCGTCGGGGGCGATCGTGCCGCGCACGGGGTGCCGCCAGCGCAGCAGCGCCTCCATGCCCCGCACCTCGCCGGTGGCGAGCTCGACCTTGGGCTGGTAGTGGAGCCGCAGCTCGCGGTTGTCGACGGCGCGGCGCAGGTCGCCGAGCAGGCCGAGGCGTTCGGGCGAGTTGCGGTCCTTGTCGGGCTGGTAGAGCTCGACGCCCGTGCGTCCCTCCTTGGCCAGGTACATCGCCACGTCCGCGCGCTGCAGCAGCAGCTCGAAGTCGGGGGCATGGTCGGGGAAGAGCGCGATGCCGAC
This window of the Nonomuraea africana genome carries:
- the gatB gene encoding Asp-tRNA(Asn)/Glu-tRNA(Gln) amidotransferase subunit GatB, translated to MPFHEALEMYEPVLGLETHVELGTHSKMFCGCSTTFGAPPNTQVCPTCLALPGSLPVANEMAIESTIRIGLALNCSIAEWCRFARKNYFYPDMPKNYQISQYDEPLCTDGYLDVEVDGKTVRIEIERVHLEEDTGKSTHMGGATGRIQGADYSIVDYNRAGIPLVEIVTKPIPGTDGLAPEVARAYATELRELMRSLGVSDVRMEEGSMRCDVNVSLMPRGASEWGTRTETKNVNSLRSVERSVRGEIQRQAAILAEGGRIIQETRHFHEDTGVTTPGRSKEEAQDYRYFPEPDLVPIAPDPAWVAKLKAELPELPAVRRRRLQAEWGVSDHDMQSMHNADAIEIVEATIAAGAPAADARKWWMGELARRANESGKALADLPITPAQVARVTELVASGALNDKLAREAFDGVLAGEGGPDEVVAARGLRIAGEGELVTIVDQVLAGNADAAEKVRSGKIAAVGALVGGVMKASRGKADAARARELILERLGVSE
- a CDS encoding tripartite tricarboxylate transporter permease; this translates as MESLQLLLEGFGTALTPVNLLYALVGVTLGTLVGVLPGIGPAMTVALLLPITFTVPPASAFIMFAGIYYGGMYGGSTTSILLNTPGESSSMITALEGNKMARRGRAAQALATAAIGSFVAGTIATGLLVVAAPAVVDFAISFGPEDYFALAILAFTAISSVLSRSMVRGLASLGLGLVIGLIGIDVQTGQARLTLGVPQLLDGIDVVIVAVGLFALGEALYVASRLRHASPEVVPVGAAWMGRSDWGRSWKPWLRGTAFGFPFGALPGGGAEIPTFLSYATEKKLASGVAKEEYGKGAIEGVAGPEAANNASAAGTLVPLLTLGLPTSATAAIMLAAFQQYGLQPGPQLFNHNPALVWGMIASLFIGNAMLLVLNLPLAPLWARVLRIPRPYLYAGIVLFAALGVYALNSSAVDLVVLFVLGLLGYAMRRFGLPIAPAVIGMILGPMAEIQLRRALAISAGDVTTLVRSPIAAVLLALAALALLTPLFRRLWARRRGEAVTPASRVE
- the gatA gene encoding Asp-tRNA(Asn)/Glu-tRNA(Gln) amidotransferase subunit GatA; this translates as MSLIHKTAAELGALIASGEASATEVAEAHLDRIEQVEPKVRAFLHVDREVTLEQARVVDERLHKGEKLGPLAGVPIAHKDIFATRDMPTTAASKILEGWHPPYDATVTARLRQAGLVILGKTNLDEFAMGSSTENSAYHPTHNPWDLTRVPGGSSGGSSAAVAAYQAPLSTGTDTGGSIRQPAAVTGIVGMKPTYGGSSRYGLIAFASSLDTPGPFARNVMDAALLHAAFSGHDPMDSTSIDAAVPDVVAAAKNADIAGMRIGVVKEFAGEGYQQGVLNRFHDTVELLESLGAKVVEVSCPSFTTALPAYYLIAPSECSSNLARFDAMRYGLRVGDDGTRSAEEVMALTRAQGFGPEVKRRIMLGTYALSSGYYDAYYGSAQKVRTLISRDFEAAFHQVDVLISPTTPTTAFPIGERADDPIAMYLADLCTIPSNLSGNAAISVPCGLADEDNLPVGLQIMAPVLGDDRCYRVGAAVEKALESRWGGPLLKEAPGL
- the gatC gene encoding Asp-tRNA(Asn)/Glu-tRNA(Gln) amidotransferase subunit GatC, which codes for MSAITRDEVAHLARLSRLAISDDELDHYATQLDDIIAAVAKVAEVAAEDVPPSSHALPLTNVFRADEVRQSLTPELALSGAPAVEDDRFRVPRILGEEA
- a CDS encoding RNA polymerase sigma factor, which produces MTAAAVHQPDLADPEGFGEIFDAHFGEIHRYVAQRLGPDDAEDVVAETFLTAFRKRGQYDPSRASVRSWLYGIATNLVGKHRRSEVRALRALDRLPHDRDVQGLAEGVAVRVSAQSLGPSLAGAISRLGKGDRDVLLLVALAGLSHEEIATALGIPYGTVGSRLNRARKKLRKALGGTNPMEGDRG
- a CDS encoding heparinase II/III domain-containing protein; protein product: MKRAIVSVVLCVLAIGFLVRPGGPSLAAAGGRPMCDRTQFAAADVMRGPISFVGLPPVELGVDVDWRMDPYRNRSWALNLHALRWVGRLVVAYETTGGADALRRAEGTALDWVRDNPRGGWGVSEWAWAEHPIALRAPALVCLSTYVKAEWLSETLVEHAEVLADASLYKGGHNHGLDQDIALLSIGCRLGVAEWRDLALRRMTESARAAIDGQGTLQEQAPRYGVYVHQRLGVAFAAIRQCGLGVPKELSTRRRALESYVAHAIQPDGRLVAIGDGPADMRPTGFRRPGATVGVFDGGYVFGRTDWSPGAAFYSIRFGPPRRYHGHEDHLGVTYQAKGRDVLVEAGFHSYEKAAYPRWTVTPEAHNVPVVEGAAFRPGTATRLTGSSITPARQTYELTDDAYGVSRTRKVLVNHGTDVLAVLDEVPEGHRLRNLWHLAPGSRPTLVQLEMPACRRIGGQRVGTGEISPGYLKRVKTVTITSPAARSLLTVVVPGRARVACDGRTVTVRTGDGTVTFPAGIR
- a CDS encoding MFS transporter; amino-acid sequence: MTHKSLTAGLVALVSLVAFEYIAVAIAMPVVARELGGLHLYGLAFSGAMAAAVVGTVLGGRWADLRGPSAPLWTGTAGFILGLVLAGAASTMEMLIAGRLVQGFGGALVSVALYVVVARVYPDESHPKIFSLFATAWVVPSMVGPAIVGLVVDTLGWRWVFLSVPVLTVLAGLILLRGLAGQPITGGQAEPAPGLARKVGWAVLTAVGAGLMQYGSDGRLLLLAVGLVVLLVALPKLLPAGTLRAVRGLPSVVALRGLATGAFFAAEVIIPLMLINQRGLSPLLAGFALTGGALTWSFASWLQGREVFSRRTNLFGGSAAIALGILFMGAVTFESVPVALAYPAWIVTGFGMGLVYPTLSVLTLELSSPGEEGVNSSALQVGESVFSVVSVAVTSALFVAAGSGYWAVYAATLVMALGGLWVAPRFQTARVTTPAIAHMS